ACGCTGGCGCAGAAGCCCTAACACCGGACTCTCAGGGGTTCGCGCCACCTCGACCTCCACGGTGGGGGTTGAGGAACGAGCCGTTCTGCTCGTTGCCCATCTCTCCCCAGGCGAATTCGGAAGAGGCGAACGCCGTGAAGGAGAAGGGAGTGGTGCTGCCGAATTCGGTGACGGAGCTCGCCGAGAAAGTGCCGGTGGCGAGGGCGTCCTTGAATTGCCCGGCCAAATTCCTCGGATCGAGGGGATCGCTGGAGGCGGGCCGGAGCGTCCGGGGAGCGCCGGTCGGCGTCCAGGTCATGTCGAAGCTCGCCACTCCGGGCACTTCGTTGCCGCCCAGGAACTGGAAGCTGTCGACGAGAGGGACGTTCGTCATCGCGACGTGCGCGGTGCCCGTCGCTTCGTCCAGGGTGAGGGTTTCGTCGGGGACGCGAATCGTCCAGAACAGGCCCGAAGGTGCGATGTCGGCATTGTAGTCGTGCGCTTGTACTGTGAAGCCCGTACCGGGCTCGAAGAGATCAATTCATATGAAGACGAAGGTGCCGTGCTGGTGCCTGCCTTCGGAGTCGACGAAGGTGCCACGCATGACCCGCATGTCGTGGAACTGGTCGTAGGTCTCCCCGTCGCTCCCGGTAGCCGGCCCGAGCAGGAAGGCGATGGCGGTGAAGCCGTTGAAGTTCGTGATCGTGTTGGGTTCGACATCGACCCCCTGGAAGCCGACCTCGGGAGGCCCGGGAGCCCACACGTGGGCGAGGCCCGGGATGAGACCGCCCGGAATCGGCACCGGCTCGCCGGCGGCGGGAGCGGTCAACTGGTAGGTCGTCCCTTTGGGTGCTTGGATGTTGCCGAGCATCTGCATCCGCGTCGCCACCGCCGCCGCGAAGTGGGCATGGGGAGGCGCGGCGGTCTGCGGCATGATCACCGCCTGCACGCTGGCTTCAGGGTTGGAAGGACCGACCTCGCGACAACCAACGAGGATTGCCGAGAGAGTCAGCAGAAGGAGCAAGGGGAAGGGTCGGCGCATGTGGATGCTCCTTTCCCGGAATACGAACGCCACGCTTCACGGGGCGTTCTGCGCACCGATCGTCGTGATTCGATCAGAATGGAACAAGCGACAGGAGAATAGTGGAACCACGAGCAGACGAGCAAGAACCTTCCGCGATCGCACGCGCTTTCTTGGCAGATCACGTTGGACTCAGTAGGTCTACTGAACGCTCGTCCTCCGTAGGTTCACAGAGCGGACGAAGTTTTTCAACGCGCGGATTCCGCGGCCGTGCTCTGGTCCTCCGGCAAGAAAACTATGCCTTCCCCAGCGCTTTCAGGATGCGGGCGATCTGACGCCGGTGCACCAGGTCATGACCGGCGGTGAGCTGCATGATACGGAGGACGCTTTCCGGGCCGCGCTCGGTGTGTTGTCCCACACGCTCGAACTCGGCGTCGTCGAGCGCCTCGAGGAGCCGGAGATTGCGGCGCCGGAGTGTCTCGAGCTCGGCGAGCACCGTCGCGGCCGGCGCCGCGCCATAGCGCAGTCGGGCCGCCCAGCGATCCTGGTCGTAGCCGCGCAGCTCCGGTTCGTCCTCGGCGATGACCGAGCGCCAGCGGTAGGCGGCGACCGTTTCCTGATCGGTCAAATGATCGACCACGTGCTGGATCGACCACTTGCCTGGCACCTCCGGTCGTGCCAGTTCGGCGGCGCTCAGGCCGTCGATGGCAGCGCGCAACGCCACGGGTAGCTCCCGCAACACGGCGAGCGGATCACGCTCACCCAGCAGCTCGAGGAGAGCCTGGGTGTACTTTGCGGCTGCGTCAGCAGCCCTCCCGGCAGGATTGGTGAACACGGACACGCGGATTCCTCCTGGCTTGACGGGTTACGATGAGCGGCGGAGTTCCAAGCCTAGCACGCCTTGGCTGCATGCGATAGGACCGCGCAAGGCTTGCGGGTCTTCAAGGAGCGCGGCGCAGCCGCCGCCACGCAACCTCTGCACGCAGGCAAGCGTCATGGCCCGATCCGTGGGGGCTCGTACGTGGCGCAGGGGTCGACATCGTAGGCGTAGGGACTGTTCCAGTTGTCGGCGAAGAAGCGGTCGAGACGGCGCGCCATGCCACCCTCGACGATGAGCCCCACGTTGCGGCTGCTGTAGAAATAGTCCTTTTCCCAGTTGCTCGTGCCGAGCCAGAAGGCGCTGCCGTCCACCACCAGGTACTTGGCGTGGATGACCCGGGCGAAGGGGATGAAGCCCGCAGCCGCCGGCGGAATGGTGACGAGCTTGACGTCGAAATGGGGCAGGCTTTGCAGGCTCTGCAAGCCCTCGATCGTGCCGCGGCGCTTGCACCAATCGGAGAGCAGGAGCTGCACCTGCACACCACGGGCAGCAGCGGCGCGGAGCGCCGTTTCGAGGTCACCGAAGTAGGTGCTGTCGCGATCCACGCTGCGGTAAGTGAGGAGCTGGACGCGGACGGTCCGCCGCGCCGCCGCGATCAGCTCCACGAGGCGCGGTAGATCCCAGAGATTCGGGTCGGGCAGGTAGCCGCGGGGGCTGAAGACGGGTGTGAGACGCAGCGTGTCGCCGTCCTGCACGACCGTGGTGGGGAAGGCGGCCTCCTGCGGGCGGCTCGCGGGCGGGGGTTTGCCCCCGGCCTGAGCCCAGTCCGACTCGTAGACGTCGAGCAGAGCCCAGACGACGCTGGGCACGCGGATGCGCATGCCGAGCTCCTGAATGTGCGTGAGAGAGCGCCAATCGAAGTTTTGGCTGCCGATGAACGCTTCCTCGCCATCGACGACGAAGTACTTGGCGTGCAGCACTCCCCCCATGAGCTTTCCGACCTCGAAGCGCCGCACCTCGATGCCGCGCTTCCGACCCAGGCGGTCCAGCGTCTCGGGGTAGGTGCGGTAGAACTTCTCCTCGGCGAGGAAGCGTACGTGCACACCCCGAGCCGCGGCGGCCTCGATGGCGGCGACGATGGGCTCGAGGCGGGTTCCCGGTTCGTTGCTGGCGTAGAACTCGGCGAAATCGAGGCTTTGGCGCGCCCCTCCGAGCATCGCCGTCCAGACCGCGTGTGCATCCGGGACGTCGGGGTTGTCGAGGGAGGTTTCGACCGGGAAGCTCTCGACCAGCTGCAATGCCGGCTCGGCAGCCCCGAGGAGGTGAGGGCAGAGTAGGAGGCCCAGCGCCACCGCCGGCGTCCGGAAGCGCTGGCGTCCTGGGTGAGGCCGCGAGTGCCTGCGGCACCGGGTCACGCGGCGCGCCCTCGCGGTGCGTCCGGGTCGACGGACCATGCTCACGCCACCCTCGTTGTGACCTCGTGTCAGGCGCCTGGACGCCACGCGCTTTACGGTCGCGACCGCGCCCAGAGGCAAAGCACTCACTTCGAGTCTCGGAGCCTAGCGTGCTATTCTCGTCGATGCAACGGCGAGCACGACTTCTCGACGCGTCCCCCCCCCAATGCGGTCGCGTTCCCGGAGAAGGGCGCCATGAAACGACGGACTCTGGGGTGCGCTGTCGCCCTGCTCGCTCTCGCGGGCTGCGGCGACAACGAGCTGGGGATGGAACGCCGCCACCCCAATGCCGCCCCCGAGACCGTGCTCTCCAGCGGCCCGCCCGATTCCACTTCCGTGAACAGCTACCATGTGGAGTTCCACTGGTCCGGCACGGATCGGGATGGGACCATCGATCATTACGATTTCATCATGGTGGATCATCCCATGGCGCGGAGTCACGTCGACGGCACGCCGGACGATGGGGATCCGACCCGTGTCGTGGTCGAGGTGCCTACCCCGGAAGATCCGCGCTGGATGGGAACGTCGCAAACGGACTCCGTGTTCGCCACCCTGGCGGACACGCTGCGCCGGCCCCCAGTGCCCGGCCCGCATGAGCGCGAGGACGATGTCCGCCGCACCCCCTTCGAGCGCTGGCACACCTTCTTCATCCGCGCCGTGGACAACGAAGGGTCCGCGGACCCGACGCCGGACTACCGCACCTTCAACTCCAAGAACATCGCCCCGATCGTACGTTTGCGCCGCCCCGTCGTGGCCGGACAAGAATTCTCCGGCCCGCCGGTGATCGTCTTCCGCTGGGACGGGGAGGATCCCCTCGACGACTTCACCAGCATTGCCCCCGTGGCGTCGCGCTGGGTCGTCCTGCCCTCGAAGCTGGATCTGTCGCGACCCGGAACGAGCTATGCGAGCTTCCCCGAATCGCTCTACTCCCTACCGACGCGGTTCCAATGGAGCCCCTGGCAGCGCTGGGATGCGGCCGACAGTCTCGGCCGGCACACGGTCGTCTCCAGTCTCGTCCGCATCGGCGACGCTCCCGGTGCGGGCTACTACATCTTCACCGTGCAGGCCCTGGACGAGGCCGGCGCCGCCACTCCCGTGTTCGACTGGTCCACACCCGGGAAGAACAACACGGCCCTCGTGCGCGTGACCGGCAGCATCGGACCGCTGCTGCGCGTGCGCGACGAGTACCTGGGGACGCAGACTTTCGTCGGTGGCTCCCGCCCGATTCGCATCGACGTCGCCGCCGGACAGCCGCTGCGGTTCCGCTGGGTCGCAGATACGAAACATTACGGTGGGGAGATCATCGGCTACCGTTACGGTTGGGATATCCGCGACGTGGATGACGACGCCGAATGGTCGAGCTGGAGCCGCACCACGACGTCGGCGCCGGAGCGCTCGTTCAACGACGGGACGCACCGCTTCTACGTGCAGGTGCAGGACAACGCCCACTCCGTAGCCCAGGCCATCTACGAGCTGCCCGTGCATCCGGTGACGCGGGCCCGCCCGGTTCTCTGGGTGGACGACACGGATTACCTCACGGACGTCACCACCGAGAGGGTCGAGGACGAACACTGGGTCGAGGTGCTGAGCCGTCTCGCCGGCGAGGGCCACTTCGATTTCGACCTGAACGCCGACGTCTTCTCTGTGGCGGACAATCGCCGCGAGCCGCCGCCCATCCAGAAGATCTTCGACTACCGGGCGGTGGTGTGGAGCGTCCGCAGTAACCAGCGCGGGCAGTCGGCCTTGCGCACGGTGGCGCAGTTCGTCGACCCGCTGCCGACGCGCAATCAGAACAGCGCCAAATCCTACAACTACGTCAACGTCTACCTGGCGAACGGTGGCAGGCTCTGGATCAATGGTTTCCGGGCCGCCCGGACGCTGTGGCCCAACGAGCGCATTCGCGGCCACGAGTTCGACCCAGTGAACGTGACCAACTGGGACGACCCGCTCGAGGCGCATCCGCTGGGGATCGATTCGGTGGGCACCACGAGCTTGCTCTATGCCATGGGGATCGAGATGTTCGACGTGGGCTCGGCCATCGACAGCAAGCGTCTCGGCCTCGCACAGTTCTGCAAGGGGCTCGCACCCGGCGATGCGGCCGACGCTGCCGGGGCCCCGAGCCTCGGCTTGGGGCCTTTGTGGACCCAGGTGGCGGGAACTTCGGCGCGGGCGAACGTCGAGATCTACAACATGCCGCGCGCCATGATCACGCAGAGGGATCCGCTCGTGCCGCTGCCGGGCATCTCCTTCACCCTGTACTCCTACGTGAGCGGGCTGCCGCAGAACGAAGTGACGGGGTTCGGCTACCCCGACACCGCGGACCGCCAGCCCGTCTTCGTCATGGCCAAGTCCTGGCCAGGCGAGGCGCGCTACAGCCGGGCCATGTCCGGATTCGAGATCTTCGCCCTGACGACCGAGTCCCACGTCGACCTGGCGCGGTATGTCCTGATCCACCACTTCGGTGTCGGAACCGGCGTCCCCTGACACGATGGGGCGCCCGGTTCGTGCTGGGCCGCCCGACAGGTTGCCGCTTAGAATCCCCCCATGGTGTCCGCCCCGCACGACACCGCGGTACGCGCCGCGGAGAGGCTCGCAGCACTTGGGCAGGAGCGCTCCGCCCAGGCAGTGGCGCAGCAGCAGGAAGAAGCCCGCTGGCACCGTCGCTCGTTCTGGCTCGGCGCCGCGCGTCTTGCGGTGTTCGTGCTCTTCACCGTGGCCTTCGTGCAGACCGTGCGCGTCTCGCTCCTGTGGGGCGCCCTCGGCATGCTGCCCCTCGCGCTGCTATTCGCGGCGCTCGTGCTCCTGCACACTCGGGTGCGGACACGGGAGGAACGCGCCCGCCGGCGGAGGCTCCTGGCCCTGGAATGCCTGGCGCGCTTGCAGGGTGG
The nucleotide sequence above comes from Candidatus Krumholzibacteriia bacterium. Encoded proteins:
- a CDS encoding DinB family protein translates to MSVFTNPAGRAADAAAKYTQALLELLGERDPLAVLRELPVALRAAIDGLSAAELARPEVPGKWSIQHVVDHLTDQETVAAYRWRSVIAEDEPELRGYDQDRWAARLRYGAAPAATVLAELETLRRRNLRLLEALDDAEFERVGQHTERGPESVLRIMQLTAGHDLVHRRQIARILKALGKA
- a CDS encoding phospholipase D-like domain-containing protein, translating into MALGLLLCPHLLGAAEPALQLVESFPVETSLDNPDVPDAHAVWTAMLGGARQSLDFAEFYASNEPGTRLEPIVAAIEAAAARGVHVRFLAEEKFYRTYPETLDRLGRKRGIEVRRFEVGKLMGGVLHAKYFVVDGEEAFIGSQNFDWRSLTHIQELGMRIRVPSVVWALLDVYESDWAQAGGKPPPASRPQEAAFPTTVVQDGDTLRLTPVFSPRGYLPDPNLWDLPRLVELIAAARRTVRVQLLTYRSVDRDSTYFGDLETALRAAAARGVQVQLLLSDWCKRRGTIEGLQSLQSLPHFDVKLVTIPPAAAGFIPFARVIHAKYLVVDGSAFWLGTSNWEKDYFYSSRNVGLIVEGGMARRLDRFFADNWNSPYAYDVDPCATYEPPRIGP